One stretch of Euphorbia lathyris chromosome 7, ddEupLath1.1, whole genome shotgun sequence DNA includes these proteins:
- the LOC136200898 gene encoding L-ascorbate oxidase homolog, whose product MARLLLMLSACLLIGEMLKVVQAEDPYLYFTWKITYGTRSPLGVSQQVILINDQFPGPVINSTSNNNVVVNVFNNLDEPFLIHWSGIQQRKNSWQEGLPGTNCPIAPGSNYTYHFQVKDQIGSFIYYPSLALQKAAGGFGGIHINSRLLIPVPYPDPEADYTVIINDWYTKSHQSLRQALDAGNSIGRPAGVLINGQTAKGNGKDEPLFTLKPGKTYKFRVCNAGLKKSLNFRIQDHPMKLVEMEGSHVIQNIYESLDVHVGACFSVLVTANKSPKDYYMVASTRFTKEILTGKGIIRYENSKRPASPLIPAAPVGWAWSLNQFRSFRWNLTASAARPNPQGSYHYGSINITRTLKLQNSASRTGGKLRYAINGVSNTNPETPMKIAEYYGIADKVFNYDLMADNPPASGAQVVEGPNVKNLTFRNFIEIIFENPEKSLQSWHLDGYSFFAVAVEPGTWTPEKRVHYNLLDAVSRTTIQVFPKSWAAILLTFDNAGMWNIRSEIWERTYLGQQLYASVLSPERSLRDEYNIPDDALLCGAVKGIAKPPPYTI is encoded by the exons atgGCGAGGTTGTTGTTGATGTTATCGGCTTGTCTACTGATCGGAGAAATGCTTAAGGTTGTTCAGGCGGAAGATCCGTATTTATATTTCACGTGGAAAATTACCTACGGAACTCGGTCTCCGTTGGGGGTTTCGCAACAAGTTATTCTCATTAACGACCAGTTTCCTGGACCTGTCATTAATTCTACTAGTAATAACAATGTTGTTGTTAATGTGTTTAACAACCTTGATGAGCCTTTCCTTATCCATTG GAGCGGGATCCAACAGAGGAAGAACTCATGGCAGGAAGGTTTGCCTGGCACCAATTGTCCGATCGCGCCTGGATCCAATTACACCTATCATTTCCAGGTGAAGGATCAAATTGGAAGCTTCATCTATTATCCAAGCTTGGCTCTACAAAAAGCAGCTGGTGGGTTTGGTGGAATTCATATTAACAGTCGTTTGTTAATCCCGGTTCCTTATCCCGATCCCGAGGCTGACTACACCGTAATTATTAATGATTGGTATACCAAGAGCCATCAAAGTTTAAGACAAGCATTGGATGCTGGAAATAGCATTGGCAGGCCAGCAGGAGTGCTCATCAACGGCCAAACAGCTAAAGGAAACGGCAAAGACGAGCCTCTTTTTACCTTGAAGCCCGGAAAGACATACAAATTCAGAGTTTGTAACGCGGGTCTCAAGAAATCTCTTAATTTCCGGATCCAGGATCATCCAATGAAGCTCGTCGAAATGGAAGGTTCACACGTGATCCAGAACATTTACGAGTCTCTTGATGTTCATGTCGGAGCTTGCTTTAGTGTTCTCGTCACAGCCAATAAGTCTCCAAAGGATTATTACATGGTTGCTTCTACCAGGTTCACTAAGGAAATCCTGACAGGAAAAGGCATTATTCGCTACGAGAATTCAAAACGACCAGCGTCGCCTTTGATCCCTGCAGCACCCGTCGGATGGGCATGGTCTCTCAATCAGTTCCGATCCTTCCGATGGAACCTTACCGCTAGTGCCGCCAGGCCAAACCCTCAGGGCTCATACCATTACGGATCAATCAACATCACTCGCACCTTAAAGCTTCAAAACTCAGCTAGCAGAACCGGTGGAAAGCTTCGATATGCCATCAACGGTGTTTCGAACACCAATCCCGAGACACCAATGAAGATAGCCGAGTATTATGGAATCGCAGACAAGGTCTTTAATTATGATCTGATGGCCGATAATCCACCAGCAAGTGGAGCTCAAGTTGTCGAAGGACCAAATGTTAAGAACTTGACATTCCGTAACTTCATCGAGATCATCTTCGAGAACCCTGAGAAAAGCCTTCAATCATGGCACTTAGATGGATACTCTTTCTTCGCAGTCGC CGTTGAGCCGGGAACCTGGACACCCGAGAAACGAGTGCACTACAATCTCCTAGATGCGGTGAGCCGGACAACAATTCAAGTGTTCCCAAAATCATGGGCAGCAATATTGTTGACATTTGACAATGCAGGAATGTGGAATATAAGGTCAGAAATATGGGAAAGAACATACTTAGGACAACAACTATATGCAAGTGTTCTTTCACCAGAAAGATCTTTAAGAGATGAATATAATATTCCTGATGATGCTTTGCTTTGTGGAGCTGTGAAGGGAATAGCAAAACCTCCACCTTAtactatttaa